A section of the Pseudomonas flavescens genome encodes:
- the nqrE gene encoding NADH:ubiquinone reductase (Na(+)-transporting) subunit E, translated as MEHYISLFVRAVFIENMALAFFLGMCTFLAISKKVETSLMLGLTVIVVMIITVPLNNLLYVYLLKDGALSWAGLPEVDLSFLGLICYIGLIAAVVQIMEMVLDKYLPALYNALGIFLPLITVHCAIFGGTLFMVERDYNFTESVVYGAGAGVSWALAIVLLAAIREKLKYSDPPAGLRGLGLTFITVGLMSLGFMSFSGVQL; from the coding sequence ATGGAACATTACATCAGCCTGTTCGTCCGTGCGGTGTTCATCGAGAACATGGCCCTGGCGTTCTTCCTGGGCATGTGCACCTTCCTGGCGATTTCCAAGAAGGTCGAAACCTCGTTGATGCTGGGTCTGACGGTGATCGTGGTGATGATCATCACCGTGCCGCTGAACAACCTGCTCTATGTCTACCTGCTCAAGGATGGCGCGCTTTCCTGGGCTGGTCTGCCGGAAGTCGACCTGAGCTTCCTCGGTCTGATCTGCTACATCGGCCTGATTGCCGCCGTGGTGCAGATCATGGAAATGGTGCTCGACAAGTACCTGCCTGCGCTCTACAACGCGCTGGGCATCTTCCTGCCGCTGATCACCGTGCACTGCGCCATCTTCGGCGGCACCCTGTTCATGGTCGAGCGTGACTACAACTTCACCGAGAGCGTGGTCTACGGCGCTGGTGCCGGTGTCTCCTGGGCACTGGCCATCGTGCTGCTGGCGGCGATCCGCGAGAAGCTCAAGTACAGCGATCCACCCGCCGGTCTGCGTGGGCTGGGTCTGACCTTCATCACCGTTGGCCTGATGTCGCTGGGCTTCATGTCGTTCTCCGGCGTACAGCTGTAA
- a CDS encoding Na(+)-translocating NADH-quinone reductase subunit C, with amino-acid sequence MSKIKETPTRTLVVTLVMCLVCSIAVSAAALILRPTQQENALVDRQRAVLVIAELWQPGMSSDEVREMFSSRVTPRLVDLRTGEYSDAFDPHTFDQNKSIADASLSSQIPEGQDIASIRRREHYAVVYQIEQDGQMDRLVLPVRGYGLWSTMYGFVALQSDLETVAGLGFYQHGETPGLGGEIDNPNWQAKWVGKKVYQNGEPALRVIKGSVNEQSPQADYQVDAIAGATITANGVTHMIHFWLGEDGFGPFIKKLGAGEA; translated from the coding sequence ATGTCTAAGATTAAAGAAACTCCGACACGCACCCTAGTCGTGACCCTGGTGATGTGCCTGGTGTGCTCGATCGCGGTATCGGCCGCCGCGCTGATCCTGCGTCCGACCCAGCAGGAAAATGCGCTGGTCGACCGTCAACGCGCGGTACTGGTGATCGCCGAGCTCTGGCAGCCGGGCATGTCCAGCGATGAAGTGCGCGAAATGTTCTCCTCGCGCGTCACCCCACGTCTGGTCGATCTGCGTACCGGCGAGTACAGCGACGCCTTCGACCCGCATACCTTCGACCAGAACAAGTCGATCGCCGATGCATCCTTGTCCAGCCAGATCCCGGAAGGGCAGGACATCGCCTCGATTCGTCGCCGGGAGCACTACGCTGTGGTCTACCAGATCGAGCAGGACGGGCAGATGGATCGCCTGGTGCTGCCGGTGCGCGGCTACGGCCTGTGGTCGACCATGTATGGTTTCGTCGCCCTGCAGAGTGACCTGGAGACCGTCGCCGGCCTGGGCTTCTACCAGCATGGGGAAACCCCGGGGCTGGGTGGCGAGATCGACAACCCCAACTGGCAGGCCAAGTGGGTCGGCAAGAAGGTCTACCAGAATGGTGAACCGGCGCTGCGGGTCATCAAGGGCAGTGTCAATGAACAGAGCCCGCAAGCCGATTATCAGGTCGATGCCATCGCCGGTGCGACCATCACCGCCAACGGCGTGACTCACATGATTCACTTCTGGCTTGGTGAGGACGGCTTCGGCCCGTTCATCAAGAAGCTCGGCGCAGGGGAGGCTTGA
- a CDS encoding NADH:ubiquinone reductase (Na(+)-transporting) subunit D: MSKSNMKELLLDPILNKNPIGLQILGICSALAVTSSLSTALVLSIALTVTTAFSSFFISMVRHQIPGSIRMIAQVVIIASLVIVIDQFLKAYAYSLSQRLSVFVGLIITNCIVMGRAEAFAMSNPPVASFVDGLGNGLGYSAMLVALGIVRELFGAGSLMGVQILHTVNNGGWYQPNGLLLLPPSAFFLIGLFIWALRSYKKEQVEKVEYRMAPQVKNEEAY, encoded by the coding sequence ATGTCCAAATCCAACATGAAAGAGCTGTTGCTCGATCCGATTCTCAACAAGAACCCGATCGGTCTGCAGATCCTCGGCATCTGCTCGGCACTGGCGGTCACGTCCAGCCTGAGCACGGCGCTGGTGCTGTCCATCGCGCTGACCGTGACCACGGCGTTTTCCAGCTTCTTCATCTCGATGGTGCGCCACCAGATTCCGGGCTCCATCCGCATGATCGCCCAGGTGGTGATCATCGCTTCGCTGGTGATCGTCATCGATCAGTTCCTCAAGGCCTATGCCTATAGCCTGAGTCAGCGGCTGTCGGTATTCGTCGGCCTGATCATCACCAACTGCATCGTCATGGGGCGCGCCGAAGCCTTCGCCATGTCCAACCCGCCGGTGGCGTCGTTCGTCGATGGCCTGGGCAACGGGCTGGGCTACAGCGCCATGCTGGTGGCGCTGGGTATCGTGCGCGAGCTGTTCGGTGCCGGTTCGCTGATGGGCGTGCAGATTCTGCATACCGTCAACAACGGCGGCTGGTATCAGCCCAATGGCTTGCTGCTGCTGCCACCGTCGGCGTTCTTCCTGATCGGCCTGTTCATCTGGGCACTGCGTAGCTACAAAAAGGAGCAGGTCGAGAAGGTCGAGTACCGCATGGCGCCGCAAGTGAAGAACGAGGAGGCTTACTAA